One Epinephelus lanceolatus isolate andai-2023 chromosome 17, ASM4190304v1, whole genome shotgun sequence genomic window carries:
- the borcs7 gene encoding BLOC-1-related complex subunit 7 has product MASTESQPRFGQSVKGLLSDKVGSCSGDVIALTRQVLKGSRSQELLGQAARNMVIQEDAILHSEDSLRKMSIITTHLQYQQEAIQKNVEHSKNLQDQLRHLLK; this is encoded by the exons atggCGTCAACTGAAAGCCAGCCGCGGTTTGGCCAGTCTGTCAAAGGATTGTTATCCGATAAAGTGGGCTCATGTAGCGGGGATGTGATCGCCCTGACCCGCCAAGTGCTGAAGGGATCCCGTAGTCAGGAG CTTCTTGGTCAAGCAGCAAGAAATATGGTCATTCAGGAGGACGCCATCCTGCACTCTGAGGAT AGTCTGAGAAAAATGTCCATTATCACCACACATCTACAATACCA GCAGGAGGCCATCCAGAAGAA TGTGGAGCACTCTAAAAACCTGCAGGACCAGCTGAGACACCTGTTGAAGTGA